A single Aspergillus puulaauensis MK2 DNA, chromosome 7, nearly complete sequence DNA region contains:
- a CDS encoding RNA polymerase-associated protein (BUSCO:EOG09264XOZ;~COG:K;~EggNog:ENOG410Q10W;~InterPro:IPR004343,IPR036128;~PFAM:PF03126;~go_function: GO:0003677 - DNA binding [Evidence IEA]), with protein sequence MADDLDAELLALAGDDASDEEASPPPRKLSSASPARSTSPRSPEPTSAMARKGTAKAVRRPRKSRRGDDEEEDGEISAADSLNSASMSESEAASDSEGSDAGVDDEGPLYPYDKLYHSAQDKKDIMAMPEIQREQLLSERAQEVDRHNQDLALRRLLASREREEARKAKKNKRKASAASLDEGHRKSSRQKTTLGGRRVGEASEAIEAYKRQREQKGKRDELRRRDPMTKDLKSRSRVSDDDAEGDSEVEWDNRERSPTPPKDDPPADIRDFQRVRIGRTNFAQVCFYPGFEAAMTGCYVRLNVGPNSSGVNEYRLALVTKIEEGKKYALEGANGRSFTTDQYAVLAHGKTTRSFPFIACSDSPFTDAEFNRYRQVMTVEDCKMPTQSQLTKKVMDINRLINHKFTNEELNEKLRKQGSSDSKTTFFKRVDIEKKLKLAQEIGDNDEVERLQRELANQAPKLAFGSNAKPRAEKLSEHERLAQLNLRNQKLNYENVRRAQLEERKASRKAAAAAARGEATINPFLRVKTLAKTHHDVNGSTPKAEDNNSRSVTPASGTPKANTPGGTPSSSQNKQSQGGAKIRHRNMDDENIAALDLDIDIEI encoded by the exons ATGGCTGATGACCTTGACGCCGAGTTGCTCGCCCTGGCGGGTGATGACGCCTCAGATGAAGAGgcctctccccctcctcgcAAGCTCTCTTCCGCATCTCCTGCTCGCTCTACCTCACCACGGTCTCCCGAACCAACGTCAGCAATGGCCCGAAAAGGCACTGCGAAAGCCGTTCGTCGTCCCCGAAAGTCGCGgagaggtgatgatgaggaggaagatggagaaat ATCCGCCGCCGATTCTCTCAACTCAGCTAGCATGTCTGAATCAGAGGCAGCATCTGATTCTGAGGGCTCGGACGCAGGAGTTGACGATGAGGGCCCGCTTTACCCCTACGACAAGCTGTACCATTCGGCACAGGACAAGAAAGATATCATGGCGATGCCCGAGATTCAGAGGGAACAGCTTTTATCCGAACGTGCGCAAGAGGTAGACCGCCACAACCAGGATCTCGCCCTTCGCCGTTTGTTGGCTTCacgagagagggaagaagcTCGTAAAGCAAAGAAAAACAAGCGCAAAGCAAGTGCTGCAAGCCTGGACGAAGGCCACCGCAAGAGTTCTCGGCAAAAGACAACGCTTGGAGGTCGTAGGGTCGGCGAGGCTTCAGAGGCAATCGAGGCGTACAAGCGGCAGCGAGAGCAGAAGGGCAAGCGTGACGAATTACGCCGTCGGGATCCGATGACAAAGGACCTTAAGTCGAGATCACGAGTCTCAGACGATGATGCAGAAGGTGACAGCGAGGTTGAATGGGATAACCGTGAACGCTCGCCAACACCACCTAAAGATGACCCTCCAGCTGATATTCGCGATTTTCAACGGGTGCGTATCGGCAGAACAAACTTTGCACAGGTTTGTTTCTATCCTGGGTTCGAAGCCGCCATGACTGGGTGCTATGTCCGTCTCAATGTTGGACCAAACAGTAGCGGTGTCAATGAGTATCGGCTTGCATTGGTTACAA AAATCGAGGAAGGGAAAAAATACGCTTTGGAGGGAGCGAACGGTCGGTCATTTACTACAGACCAGTACGCCGTCCTAGCGCATGGAAAAACTACACGCTCGTTTCCGTTCATTGCTTGCTCCGACTCTCCCTTTACAGAT GCCGAATTTAACAGGTACCGGCAGGTAATGACTGTTGAAGATTGCAAGATGCCGACTCAGTCCCAGCTTACCAAGAAAGTAATGGACATCAATCGTTTAATCAACCACAAATTTACCAACGAGGAATTGAACGAGAAGCTACGCAAACAGGGGTCTTCAGACTCTAAGACGACGTTCTTCAAACGAGTCGACATTGAGAAGAAATTGAAACTTGCCCAAGAAATCGGTGATAATGATGAGGTAGAGAGATTGCAACGCGAACTCGCCAACCAAGCCCCGAAACTCGCATTCGGATCCAATGCCAAACCTCGTGCAGAGAAACTTTCCGAGCACGAACGTTTGGCTCAACTGAACCTGCGGAACCAAAAGCTCAACTACGAGAACGTTCGCCGTGCACAATTAGAGGAGCGGAAGGCCAGTCGGAAAGCCGCCGCGGCCGCTGCACGTGGCGAAGCTACCATCAACCCTTTCTTACGTGTCAAAACTCTCGCAAAAACTCACCACGATGTCAATGGGTCAACGCCTAAAGCGGAAGATAACAATAGTCGCAGCGTAACACCTGCCTCTGGTACACCGAAAGCCAACACACCTGGTGGCACGCCGTCTAGTTCGCAAAATAAGCAATCCCAAGGTGGTGCAAAGATCCGCCATCGCAACATGGACGATGAAAACATTGCAGCTCTGGACCTTGACATTGACATCGAGATTTAA